One genomic window of Streptomyces sp. NBC_01498 includes the following:
- a CDS encoding alpha-ketoacid dehydrogenase subunit beta: MTTVAPRAAGSAKAAKPATMAQALRQAMRDAMAEDPTVHILGEDVGTLGGVFRVTDGLAAEFGDDRCTDTPLAEAGILGAAVGMAMYGLRPVVEMQFDAFAYPAFEQLASHVAKTRNRTRGALPLPITIRIPYGGGIGGVEHHSDSSEAYYMATPGLHVVTPATVEDAYGLLRASIASDDPVVFLEPKRLYWSKSQWSPGAPATVEPIGRAVVRRPGRSATLVTYGPSLTVCLEAAEAARAEGWDLEVVDLRSLVPFDDETVVASVRRTGRAVVVHESQGFGGPGGEIAARITERCFHHLEAPVLRVAGFDIPYPPPMLEQHHLPGVDRVLDAVARLQWEADS, from the coding sequence ATGACCACCGTGGCCCCCAGGGCGGCCGGGTCCGCCAAGGCGGCGAAGCCCGCGACCATGGCGCAGGCGTTGCGGCAAGCGATGCGTGACGCGATGGCCGAGGACCCGACCGTGCACATCCTCGGTGAGGACGTCGGCACGCTCGGCGGAGTCTTCCGGGTGACCGACGGACTCGCCGCCGAGTTCGGCGACGACCGCTGCACCGACACACCGCTGGCCGAGGCGGGCATTCTCGGCGCGGCCGTCGGCATGGCCATGTACGGGCTGCGGCCCGTCGTGGAGATGCAGTTCGACGCCTTCGCCTACCCGGCGTTCGAGCAGCTGGCCAGCCATGTCGCCAAGACGCGCAACCGCACGCGCGGCGCGCTGCCGCTGCCGATCACCATCCGCATTCCTTACGGAGGCGGGATCGGCGGGGTCGAGCACCACAGCGACTCCTCCGAGGCGTACTACATGGCGACGCCGGGCCTCCATGTGGTCACCCCCGCGACCGTCGAGGACGCGTACGGGCTGCTGCGGGCGTCCATCGCCTCCGACGACCCGGTGGTCTTCCTGGAGCCCAAGCGGCTGTACTGGTCGAAGTCGCAGTGGTCGCCCGGGGCGCCCGCCACGGTGGAGCCGATAGGCCGGGCCGTGGTGCGGCGTCCGGGACGCAGCGCCACGCTCGTCACGTACGGGCCCTCCCTCACGGTCTGTCTGGAGGCGGCCGAGGCGGCGCGCGCGGAGGGCTGGGACCTGGAAGTGGTGGACCTGCGCTCGCTGGTGCCGTTCGACGACGAGACGGTGGTCGCCTCCGTACGGAGGACCGGCCGCGCGGTGGTCGTCCACGAGTCCCAGGGCTTCGGCGGGCCGGGCGGGGAGATCGCCGCCCGGATCACCGAGCGGTGCTTCCACCATCTGGAGGCTCCGGTGCTGCGGGTCGCGGGATTCGACATCCCGTATCCGCCGCCGATGCTGGAGCAGCACCATCTGCCGGGTGTGGACCGGGTGCTCGACGCGGTCGCGCGGCTTCAGTGGGAGGCGGACAGCTGA
- a CDS encoding dihydrolipoamide acetyltransferase family protein, whose protein sequence is MAQVLEFKLPDLGEGLTEAEIVRWLVAVGDVVAIDQPVVEVETAKAMVEVPCPYGGVVTARYGEEGTELPVGAPLLTVAVGASEPARAGAGADGAGSGDGTATAGADESAESSGNVLVGYGTAAPAARRRRVRPVTVTTVPAAPVTPAAPVAVAPVAAPEPVAVPERSGPVPVISPLVRRLARQNGLDLRALAGSGPEGLILRGDVEQAIERLESSVQTSSSPVPTPVPGASSGASRSAAVVERVPLRGVRGAVADKLSRSRREIPEATCWVDADATELLAARAAANAAGGPKISLIALLARICTAALARFPELNSTVDTEAREIVRLRDVHLGFAAQTERGLVVPVVRDAQDRSAESLSAEFARLTEAGRAGTLTPGDLTGGTFTLNNYGVFGVDGSTPIINHPEAAMLGIGRIVAKPWVHQGELAVRKVVQLSLTFDHRVCDGGTAGGFLRYVADCVEQPAVLLRTL, encoded by the coding sequence ATGGCCCAGGTGCTCGAATTCAAGCTGCCGGATCTCGGCGAGGGGCTGACCGAGGCCGAGATCGTCCGCTGGCTGGTGGCGGTCGGCGATGTCGTGGCGATCGACCAGCCCGTCGTGGAGGTCGAGACGGCCAAGGCGATGGTCGAGGTGCCGTGCCCCTACGGGGGTGTGGTCACCGCGCGGTACGGCGAGGAAGGCACCGAACTGCCGGTCGGCGCACCGCTGTTGACGGTGGCGGTCGGGGCGTCGGAGCCGGCGCGGGCCGGTGCGGGAGCCGACGGCGCGGGTTCGGGCGACGGGACGGCCACTGCCGGGGCGGACGAATCCGCCGAGTCGTCGGGGAACGTGCTGGTGGGATACGGCACGGCCGCGCCGGCCGCGCGCCGTCGCCGGGTCCGGCCGGTGACGGTCACCACTGTGCCCGCCGCCCCGGTCACGCCCGCCGCCCCGGTCGCCGTTGCCCCGGTGGCGGCACCGGAGCCGGTGGCCGTTCCCGAGCGGTCCGGGCCCGTCCCGGTCATCTCACCCCTGGTGCGGCGGCTGGCCCGGCAGAACGGGCTTGACCTCCGGGCGCTCGCCGGATCGGGCCCCGAGGGGCTGATCCTGCGCGGTGACGTCGAGCAGGCCATCGAGCGGTTGGAAAGCTCCGTACAGACGTCGTCCTCGCCCGTTCCCACTCCCGTGCCCGGTGCGTCGTCCGGTGCGTCCAGGTCGGCGGCGGTCGTCGAGCGCGTACCGCTGCGCGGTGTCCGGGGCGCGGTCGCCGACAAGCTCAGCCGCAGCCGGCGCGAGATCCCGGAGGCGACCTGCTGGGTCGACGCGGACGCGACCGAACTGCTGGCGGCCAGGGCCGCCGCCAACGCCGCCGGCGGGCCGAAGATATCCCTCATCGCCCTGCTGGCACGGATCTGCACGGCCGCGCTCGCCCGGTTCCCGGAGCTGAACTCCACGGTGGACACGGAGGCCAGGGAGATCGTCCGGCTGCGCGACGTCCACCTCGGCTTCGCCGCCCAGACCGAGCGCGGGCTGGTCGTTCCGGTCGTACGGGACGCGCAGGACCGTTCGGCGGAGTCGCTGAGCGCGGAGTTCGCGCGGCTGACGGAGGCGGGCAGGGCCGGGACGCTCACCCCCGGGGACCTGACCGGCGGCACGTTCACGCTGAACAACTACGGCGTGTTCGGCGTCGACGGCTCCACGCCGATCATCAACCACCCCGAGGCCGCGATGCTCGGCATCGGCCGTATCGTCGCGAAACCGTGGGTCCACCAGGGCGAGTTGGCCGTACGCAAGGTCGTCCAGCTCTCCCTCACCTTCGACCACCGGGTGTGCGACGGCGGCACGGCGGGCGGCTTCCTCCGGTACGTGGCGGACTGCGTGGAACAACCGGCGGTGCTGCTGCGCACCTTGTAG
- a CDS encoding DUF6457 domain-containing protein — MTVHDAIVLAGGAAKRLGGADKPAVGVGGRTLLDRVLGACGGAARTVVVGGRRPTVRPVHWAREEPPGGGPVPALDAGVRQVRADTVLVLSADLPFLTRATTDRLLAALAADVEREGALLTDADGRDQPLVAAYRTEPLRREIALLATEYGSLAGLPLRLLTQELHLTPVATDTDPLASFDCDTWEDVFTARARIREHGTVLDEWITAVKDELGFELDVDINVLLDLARDAAHGVARPAAPLTTFLVGYAAGRVAAGGGGPEAVAEATRKATALALRWADEEENGQTENGRTGSGGSGPGAGGTDRSGNGANRATDDGGSGTAEGADAG, encoded by the coding sequence GTGACCGTCCATGACGCCATCGTGCTCGCCGGGGGCGCCGCCAAGCGCCTCGGCGGCGCCGACAAACCCGCCGTCGGCGTCGGCGGGCGGACGCTGCTCGACCGGGTGCTCGGCGCCTGCGGCGGCGCAGCGCGCACGGTCGTCGTGGGCGGGCGGCGGCCCACGGTCCGGCCCGTGCACTGGGCCCGCGAGGAGCCGCCCGGCGGCGGGCCGGTCCCCGCGCTCGACGCCGGGGTACGCCAGGTCCGGGCGGACACCGTCCTCGTACTCTCAGCCGATCTGCCGTTCCTGACGCGCGCGACGACCGACCGGCTCCTGGCGGCCCTCGCGGCGGACGTCGAGCGCGAGGGCGCGCTGCTCACCGACGCGGACGGCCGCGATCAGCCCCTGGTGGCCGCTTACCGTACGGAGCCGCTGCGCCGGGAGATCGCCCTGCTCGCCACCGAGTACGGCAGTCTCGCGGGGCTGCCGTTACGACTTCTGACGCAGGAACTTCACCTCACCCCTGTCGCCACGGACACCGACCCGCTCGCATCCTTCGACTGCGACACCTGGGAGGACGTTTTCACGGCGCGGGCACGTATCAGGGAGCATGGAACCGTGCTGGACGAATGGATCACCGCTGTCAAGGACGAACTCGGCTTCGAACTCGACGTCGACATCAACGTCCTCCTCGATCTCGCCCGCGACGCCGCGCACGGTGTCGCCCGGCCCGCCGCACCCCTGACGACCTTCCTGGTCGGGTACGCGGCGGGGCGCGTGGCGGCCGGGGGCGGCGGTCCCGAGGCGGTGGCCGAGGCGACCCGCAAGGCAACGGCGCTGGCCCTGCGCTGGGCCGACGAGGAGGAGAACGGCCAAACGGAGAACGGCCGTACGGGCAGCGGCGGCAGCGGACCGGGCGCGGGCGGCACCGACCGCAGCGGCAACGGAGCGAATCGCGCCACGGATGACGGTGGCAGCGGTACCGCCGAGGGGGCCGACGCCGGATGA
- a CDS encoding molybdopterin molybdotransferase MoeA yields MTAQDREADGVEDVLALFARHPEERDGPDDRDRRDGRDRPDDPGPWDHRDQWDRSAGRGRRDSEPGAGRGPATPSPGPAATSARPTAAARRDRAVSWAEARTIAARSGRSAANAPGRRTGDPAHPSRTTSVPLAQALGQVLAAPLAALTDLPSFDTSAMDGWAVSGPGPWSVRPQEAAAHASDGILAGHTATTPLPDGTAVRIATGARVPPDATAVIRSEHARTDPTGHLHAERQVVQGQDIRPRAQECRSGEQLLPAGAVVTPAVLGLAAAAGYDALLVARRPTVDVLVLGDELLVRGLPRDGLIRDALGPMLAPWLRALGAEVIDTRRVADNERALYQAVTESEADLVLTTGGTAAGPVDHVHPVLARAGADLLVDGVAVRPGHPMLLAGLADGRHLVGLPGNPLAAVSGLLTLAEPLLRALSGRAPGAAYVAPVREELHGHPHDTRLVPFVHRDDRLVPLRYNGPAMLRGIAVADGLAVVPPGGARPGDELEVLDLPWAVMADATAPPEDGCFT; encoded by the coding sequence ATGACGGCCCAGGACCGCGAGGCCGACGGGGTCGAAGATGTCCTCGCCCTGTTCGCCAGGCATCCGGAGGAGCGGGACGGGCCGGACGACCGGGACCGGCGGGACGGGCGGGACCGACCTGATGACCCGGGTCCGTGGGATCACCGGGACCAGTGGGACCGGTCGGCCGGTCGGGGCCGACGGGACTCCGAGCCCGGCGCGGGCCGAGGACCCGCAACCCCGTCCCCGGGACCCGCCGCCACGTCCGCCCGGCCCACCGCCGCCGCGCGTCGGGACCGCGCGGTGTCCTGGGCCGAGGCCCGTACGATCGCCGCCCGCTCCGGCCGCTCGGCCGCGAACGCCCCCGGCCGGCGCACCGGCGACCCCGCCCACCCCTCCCGTACCACCAGCGTCCCTCTCGCCCAGGCCCTCGGGCAGGTCCTCGCCGCGCCCCTGGCCGCGCTCACCGATCTGCCGTCGTTCGACACCTCCGCGATGGACGGCTGGGCGGTGTCCGGCCCCGGCCCCTGGTCGGTACGCCCCCAGGAGGCGGCGGCGCACGCCTCCGACGGCATCCTCGCCGGGCACACCGCCACCACCCCGCTCCCCGACGGCACCGCCGTACGGATCGCGACCGGCGCCCGTGTCCCGCCCGACGCCACCGCCGTGATCCGCAGCGAGCACGCCCGCACGGACCCCACCGGCCATCTCCACGCCGAACGTCAGGTGGTCCAGGGCCAGGACATCCGCCCCCGTGCCCAGGAGTGCCGCTCGGGCGAGCAACTCCTGCCCGCCGGCGCCGTGGTGACCCCGGCGGTGCTCGGTCTGGCCGCCGCCGCCGGTTACGACGCCCTCCTCGTCGCCCGCCGTCCCACCGTCGACGTGCTGGTACTCGGCGACGAACTGCTCGTCCGGGGACTGCCCCGCGACGGCCTCATCCGTGACGCGCTCGGCCCGATGCTCGCGCCCTGGCTGCGCGCGCTCGGCGCCGAGGTGATCGACACCCGCCGGGTCGCCGACAACGAGCGCGCCCTGTACCAAGCGGTCACCGAATCCGAGGCCGATCTGGTCCTCACCACGGGCGGTACGGCCGCCGGGCCCGTCGACCATGTCCACCCCGTGCTCGCGAGGGCGGGCGCCGACCTGCTCGTGGACGGGGTCGCCGTACGCCCCGGCCACCCCATGCTGCTGGCCGGGCTCGCCGACGGCCGTCATCTGGTGGGCCTGCCGGGCAATCCGCTCGCCGCCGTGTCCGGACTGCTGACGCTCGCGGAACCGCTGCTACGGGCGCTCAGCGGACGGGCCCCGGGGGCGGCGTATGTCGCGCCCGTACGGGAAGAGTTGCACGGACATCCCCACGACACCCGGCTCGTCCCCTTCGTCCACCGCGACGACCGGCTCGTACCGCTGCGCTACAACGGGCCCGCCATGCTGCGCGGGATCGCCGTCGCCGACGGACTCGCGGTCGTGCCACCCGGCGGCGCGCGACCGGGGGACGAGCTGGAAGTCCTCGATCTGCCCTGGGCGGTCATGGCCGACGCCACCGCTCCCCCTGAAGACGGGTGTTTCACGTGA
- a CDS encoding potassium channel family protein, translating into MARHADEHLVTSRVKLPRRIVEQPLRQVSKRLLMALGVLATTVFIVWIDRTGYHDNSDDSVDFLDSVYYATVTLSTTGYGDIVPYSDAARLINVVLVTPLRVLFLIILVGTTLEVLTERTREEWRLNRWRTNLRDHTVIVGFGTKGRSAMQTLCATGLSKDQIVIVDPSAKVIEAANADGFAGVIGDATRSDVLLRAELQRARQIVIATQRDDTAVLVALTARQLNRGAKIVAAVREEENAPLLRQSGADAVITSASAAGRLLGLSVLSPVAGTVMEDLIQQGSGLDLIERPVIKAEVGRNVRETDDLVVSVLRGHRLLGYDDPAASPLQLTDRLITIVRADPPSDQNRTD; encoded by the coding sequence ATGGCGCGTCATGCCGATGAGCACCTGGTCACCAGCCGGGTGAAACTGCCCCGACGGATAGTGGAACAGCCGCTGCGACAGGTCAGCAAGCGGCTGCTGATGGCGCTCGGCGTGCTCGCGACGACAGTTTTCATCGTCTGGATCGACCGCACCGGCTACCACGACAACTCCGACGACTCGGTCGACTTCCTCGACTCCGTCTACTACGCCACCGTCACCCTCTCCACCACGGGTTACGGCGACATCGTTCCGTACAGCGACGCGGCCCGGCTCATCAATGTCGTGCTGGTCACGCCGCTGCGCGTGCTCTTTCTGATCATCCTGGTCGGCACCACTCTTGAGGTCCTCACGGAGCGCACCCGGGAGGAGTGGCGGCTGAACCGCTGGAGGACCAACTTGCGTGACCACACCGTCATCGTCGGATTCGGCACCAAGGGCCGGTCGGCGATGCAGACCCTCTGCGCCACCGGGCTCAGCAAGGACCAGATCGTCATCGTCGACCCGAGTGCGAAGGTGATCGAGGCGGCCAACGCGGACGGTTTCGCCGGGGTCATCGGCGACGCCACCCGGAGCGATGTGCTGTTGCGGGCCGAACTTCAGCGGGCCCGGCAGATCGTGATCGCGACGCAGCGCGACGACACGGCGGTGCTGGTCGCGCTGACCGCGCGCCAGCTCAACCGGGGGGCGAAGATCGTGGCTGCCGTGCGTGAGGAGGAGAACGCGCCGCTGCTGCGCCAGTCCGGCGCGGACGCCGTGATCACCAGCGCCAGCGCGGCCGGCCGGCTGCTCGGGCTCTCGGTGCTCAGTCCGGTCGCGGGCACGGTGATGGAGGACCTGATCCAGCAGGGCAGCGGCCTCGACCTCATCGAACGGCCGGTGATAAAGGCCGAGGTGGGGCGGAACGTACGGGAGACGGACGACCTGGTGGTCAGCGTCCTGCGCGGGCACCGGCTGCTGGGGTACGACGACCCTGCGGCCAGCCCGCTCCAGCTCACCGACCGGCTGATCACGATCGTGCGGGCGGACCCGCCGTCGGACCAGAACAGGACGGACTGA
- a CDS encoding NAD(P)H-quinone oxidoreductase, whose translation MYAITIPEPGGPESLVWADVPDPVPAEGEILVDVVASAVNRADLLQRQGFYDPPPGSSPYPGLECAGRVAALGPGTEESGWSVGDEVCALLSGGGYAEKVAVPVGQLLPVPEGVDLVTAAALPEVTCTVWSNVFMIAHLRPGETLLAHGGASGIGTMAIQLAKSVGARVAVTAGGPEKLARCAELGADILIDYREQDFVAELKKATDGAGADVILDIVGAKYLDRNVKALAVNGRLAVIGLQGGVKGELNLSALLGKRAAITATSLRGRPLGEKASIVAAVREHVWPLIATGQVRPVVHATFPLSEASEAHRALEASDHVGKILLTRP comes from the coding sequence ATGTATGCGATCACGATTCCGGAACCCGGTGGCCCCGAGTCGCTCGTCTGGGCCGACGTGCCCGACCCCGTACCGGCCGAGGGTGAAATCCTCGTCGATGTCGTCGCGAGCGCGGTCAATCGCGCCGATCTGCTGCAACGCCAGGGCTTCTACGACCCTCCGCCAGGCTCGTCCCCGTACCCCGGTCTGGAGTGCGCGGGCCGGGTCGCCGCGCTCGGCCCCGGCACCGAGGAATCGGGCTGGTCGGTCGGCGACGAGGTGTGCGCCCTGCTCTCGGGCGGCGGTTACGCGGAGAAGGTCGCCGTCCCCGTGGGCCAGTTGCTCCCCGTACCCGAGGGTGTGGACCTGGTGACGGCCGCCGCGCTTCCCGAAGTGACCTGCACGGTCTGGTCGAACGTCTTCATGATCGCCCATCTGCGGCCGGGCGAGACGCTGTTGGCGCACGGCGGCGCGAGTGGCATCGGCACGATGGCCATCCAGCTCGCGAAGTCCGTGGGCGCGCGCGTCGCGGTCACGGCGGGCGGGCCCGAGAAGCTGGCGCGCTGCGCCGAGTTGGGCGCGGACATCCTGATCGACTACCGCGAACAGGATTTCGTGGCGGAACTCAAGAAGGCCACCGACGGGGCCGGCGCGGACGTCATCCTCGACATCGTCGGCGCGAAGTACCTCGACCGGAACGTGAAGGCGCTGGCCGTCAACGGGCGACTCGCGGTGATCGGACTCCAGGGCGGGGTGAAGGGCGAACTCAATCTGTCCGCCCTGCTGGGCAAGCGCGCCGCGATCACGGCCACCTCGCTCCGGGGCCGTCCGCTCGGCGAGAAGGCGTCCATCGTCGCGGCCGTACGCGAACACGTCTGGCCGCTCATCGCCACCGGCCAGGTGCGGCCGGTCGTCCACGCCACCTTCCCGCTGTCGGAGGCGTCCGAGGCGCACCGCGCGCTGGAGGCCAGCGACCACGTCGGCAAGATCCTGCTGACGCGCCCGTGA
- a CDS encoding bacterial proteasome activator family protein has protein sequence MEMPRNEQSQESNPQVLVVGQDGMALGGGHGDNEPREIPVTEMVEQPAKVMRIGSMIKQLLEEVRAAPLDEASRVRLKEIHAGSVKELEDGLAPELVEELERLSLPFTDEAIPSEAELRIAQAQLVGWLEGLFHGIQTALFAQQMAARAQLEQMRRALPPGASGGDEDGDDPGAHGAIRSGPYL, from the coding sequence ATGGAAATGCCGAGGAACGAACAGTCGCAAGAGAGCAACCCGCAAGTCCTCGTGGTGGGCCAGGACGGGATGGCGCTCGGCGGCGGTCACGGGGACAACGAGCCGCGCGAGATCCCGGTGACGGAGATGGTCGAACAGCCCGCGAAGGTCATGCGTATCGGCAGCATGATCAAGCAGCTGCTGGAGGAGGTGCGGGCGGCGCCGCTGGACGAGGCGAGCCGGGTACGGCTCAAGGAGATCCACGCCGGTTCGGTGAAGGAACTGGAGGACGGGCTCGCCCCCGAACTCGTCGAGGAGCTGGAACGCCTCTCCCTCCCCTTCACCGACGAGGCCATCCCGTCGGAGGCCGAACTGCGCATCGCGCAGGCGCAGTTGGTGGGCTGGCTGGAGGGTTTGTTCCACGGGATCCAGACCGCCCTGTTCGCCCAGCAGATGGCGGCGCGGGCGCAGTTGGAGCAGATGCGCAGGGCGCTGCCGCCGGGTGCGTCGGGCGGCGACGAGGACGGCGACGACCCGGGCGCCCACGGCGCGATCCGCTCGGGCCCGTATCTCTGA
- a CDS encoding FtsX-like permease family protein, whose amino-acid sequence MRTWYHSWRAAIRIARRDAWRFKGRSFLVLAMLALPILGVSAADLTLRSAELSPAEKLTRELGHADARVDDPKLGGAALLQLPDGTSLVPEGDYGDKPWPQGDTDVLAALPEGTRSLEDARGTAKLRTVHGLLNSEIRELDAADPMAEGIMHLDRGRFPRTANEVAATTAFLEASGLHVGSKLTARGLDTEYRIVGAYELPDNLDEAQVNALPGALLDPLGTALAAAELPDTRKSVTHLVTTSGDAGFTWNMVMKANKKGITVASRAVILDPPADSDVPYFQQQGASAGEKGPRYTTALAAAATVVALMMLEICLLAGPAFAVGARRSRRQLGLVGANGGDRHHIRAIVLSGGLVIGVVAAVVGTTLGVALTFLLRPVLEDWLGVRFGGFDVRPLELAGIALLAVITGLLAAIVPAVTASRQTVVASLTGRQGVRRSSRVLPAVGLVAVVLGAGIALYGSAVSDQVLLVGGGSALAELGVVALTPALVGLFGRIGHWLPLSPRLALRDAVRNRGRTAPAVAAVLAAVAGTVAVATYTASSEAQERARYEASLPYGAVAILSPESAADVPAIRDDVQRLLPTGIRADVDRVVVGKGNCSAYGGNDECGRYEVVVPKAHECPLWQYSGTGDPAEKFSVAERRKLAYDWRCAQGDNGAGSYGGEIVIGDEKLLTVLGIKDPEAREALANGQAVSFSKRNVAPAASAAATASGTGGARSGTPAAAADRTGGSGGSGGSDGTISIRVIEAADMEAADQAGAEGKEPPGTVTSIPAHQAPDDERAYGITMIVPADAARKAGLTTVPFGAFYTTRQVPSSAEEQQVFAEIDKTGSDAQLIIENGFTPENGATLLALAVFAGLITIGAAGIATGLAQADAEPDLKTLAAVGAPPRVRKALSGFQCGVVAAMGVVLGSASGILPAIGLRFTERRAEEGRFQRLLDDGYAGGGGDVTAPFVPVVIPWETLGLLLIAVPLGAALLAALVTRSRGALTRRAAI is encoded by the coding sequence GTGAGGACCTGGTACCACTCCTGGCGTGCCGCGATCCGCATAGCCCGCCGTGACGCCTGGCGCTTCAAGGGCCGCAGCTTTCTCGTCCTCGCCATGCTCGCCCTGCCGATCCTCGGGGTCAGCGCGGCCGATCTGACGCTGCGCAGCGCGGAGCTGTCCCCGGCCGAGAAGCTGACCCGTGAACTCGGGCACGCCGACGCCCGGGTGGACGACCCGAAGCTCGGCGGCGCGGCACTTCTCCAGCTGCCGGACGGCACCTCGCTCGTCCCGGAGGGGGACTACGGCGACAAGCCCTGGCCCCAGGGCGACACGGACGTACTCGCCGCCCTCCCCGAGGGCACGAGGTCGCTTGAGGACGCGAGGGGCACGGCCAAGCTCCGGACCGTCCACGGTCTGCTGAACAGCGAGATCCGGGAGCTGGACGCGGCGGACCCGATGGCCGAGGGCATCATGCACCTCGACCGGGGCCGGTTCCCGCGGACGGCGAACGAGGTCGCCGCGACCACCGCCTTCCTGGAGGCCAGCGGTCTGCACGTCGGCTCGAAGCTCACGGCGCGCGGCCTCGACACCGAGTACCGGATCGTCGGCGCGTACGAACTGCCCGACAATCTGGACGAGGCCCAGGTCAACGCGCTGCCCGGCGCCCTGCTCGACCCGCTCGGCACGGCGCTGGCCGCCGCCGAACTGCCCGACACCCGGAAGTCGGTCACGCATCTGGTCACCACGTCCGGCGACGCCGGTTTCACGTGGAACATGGTGATGAAGGCCAACAAAAAGGGCATCACGGTCGCCTCCCGTGCCGTCATCCTCGACCCGCCCGCCGACTCCGACGTGCCGTACTTCCAGCAGCAGGGCGCGTCGGCGGGCGAGAAAGGCCCCCGATACACCACCGCGCTCGCCGCCGCGGCCACCGTCGTCGCCCTCATGATGCTGGAGATCTGCCTGCTGGCCGGTCCCGCGTTCGCCGTGGGCGCCCGCCGCTCGCGCCGCCAGCTCGGACTGGTCGGTGCCAACGGCGGCGACCGGCACCACATCAGGGCCATCGTCCTGAGCGGCGGACTGGTGATCGGTGTGGTCGCCGCCGTCGTGGGCACGACGCTGGGCGTGGCGCTGACCTTCCTGCTCCGCCCGGTGCTCGAAGACTGGCTGGGCGTGCGTTTCGGCGGGTTCGACGTACGCCCGCTGGAGCTGGCCGGGATCGCCCTGCTCGCCGTCATCACCGGCCTGCTCGCGGCGATCGTCCCGGCGGTGACCGCGTCCCGGCAGACCGTCGTGGCCTCGCTCACCGGCCGCCAGGGCGTCCGCCGCAGCAGTCGCGTGCTGCCGGCCGTCGGACTGGTCGCCGTCGTGCTGGGCGCGGGCATCGCCCTCTACGGCTCGGCGGTCTCCGACCAGGTGCTGCTCGTCGGGGGCGGCAGCGCCCTGGCCGAGCTGGGCGTGGTGGCACTGACCCCCGCCCTGGTCGGCCTCTTCGGGCGGATCGGCCACTGGTTGCCGCTCTCCCCGCGCCTCGCGCTGCGGGACGCCGTACGCAACCGGGGCCGTACGGCTCCGGCGGTGGCCGCGGTGCTGGCGGCGGTCGCGGGCACGGTGGCCGTGGCGACGTACACGGCCAGTTCGGAAGCCCAGGAGCGGGCCCGGTACGAGGCGTCGCTGCCGTACGGCGCGGTCGCGATCCTGTCGCCGGAGTCGGCGGCCGACGTGCCCGCGATCCGGGACGACGTGCAGCGGCTGCTGCCGACCGGGATCCGGGCCGACGTGGACCGCGTCGTGGTCGGCAAGGGGAACTGTTCGGCATACGGGGGCAACGACGAGTGCGGACGGTACGAGGTCGTCGTACCGAAGGCGCACGAGTGCCCGCTGTGGCAGTACTCCGGGACCGGGGACCCCGCCGAGAAGTTCTCCGTGGCCGAGCGGCGCAAGCTCGCGTACGACTGGCGCTGCGCCCAGGGGGACAACGGCGCCGGCAGCTACGGAGGCGAGATCGTGATCGGTGACGAGAAGCTGCTCACGGTGCTGGGCATCAAGGACCCGGAGGCGCGCGAGGCCCTGGCGAACGGGCAGGCGGTCTCCTTCAGCAAGCGCAACGTCGCGCCCGCCGCTTCGGCCGCTGCCACCGCTTCGGGGACGGGCGGCGCGCGGAGCGGGACGCCGGCCGCGGCGGCCGACAGGACTGGCGGGTCCGGCGGGTCCGGCGGGTCTGACGGGACAATCAGCATCCGTGTCATCGAGGCGGCGGACATGGAAGCGGCCGACCAGGCGGGGGCCGAGGGCAAGGAACCACCCGGCACCGTCACGTCGATCCCCGCCCACCAGGCACCCGACGACGAGCGCGCGTACGGCATCACGATGATCGTGCCGGCGGACGCCGCGCGGAAGGCGGGGCTGACGACCGTACCGTTCGGCGCGTTCTACACCACCCGGCAGGTGCCGAGCAGTGCGGAGGAGCAGCAGGTCTTCGCCGAGATCGACAAGACGGGCAGCGACGCCCAGCTGATCATCGAGAACGGCTTCACCCCCGAGAACGGTGCCACCCTGCTGGCCCTCGCCGTCTTCGCGGGACTCATCACGATCGGCGCGGCCGGTATCGCCACGGGCCTCGCCCAGGCGGACGCCGAGCCCGACCTGAAGACGCTGGCGGCGGTCGGGGCGCCGCCCCGGGTCCGCAAGGCCCTGAGCGGGTTCCAGTGCGGGGTGGTGGCGGCGATGGGTGTCGTGCTCGGCTCGGCGTCGGGAATCCTGCCCGCCATCGGGCTGCGCTTCACGGAACGCCGTGCGGAGGAAGGAAGGTTCCAGCGGCTTCTGGACGACGGGTACGCGGGCGGCGGAGGGGACGTCACGGCGCCCTTCGTGCCCGTGGTCATCCCCTGGGAGACGCTGGGCCTGCTGCTGATCGCGGTACCGCTCGGCGCGGCGCTCCTCGCCGCGCTGGTGACCCGCTCGCGGGGCGCGCTGACCCGCAGGGCGGCGATCTGA